The Dehalococcoidia bacterium genomic sequence TTCTCCGTCAAAAAGATAGGAACATGGCGTCTGCCATCATGAACCGCCAGCGTAATGCCAACCATCTCAGGTATGACGGTTGAACTGCGAGCCCAAGTCTTGATTACGGCCTTCTGCTTACTCTCCTTGAGAGCATTCACCTTCTTCATTAACTTGGGATCAATAAATGGGCCTTTCTTTGTGGATCTTCCCACCTGAACCTCCGCTTACCTTCGCCTTCTGATAATCATATTGTCGGTTCGCTTGTTCTTCCGAGTCTTGACGCCACGGGCAGGCTTACCCCAAGGGGTTTTCGGACCAGGGAAACCCACTGAGCACCTTCCCTCACCACCACCATGAGGATGATCACGCGGCGTCATGGCAGTACCTCGCACCG encodes the following:
- the rpsS gene encoding 30S ribosomal protein S19; this translates as MGRSTKKGPFIDPKLMKKVNALKESKQKAVIKTWARSSTVIPEMVGITLAVHDGRRHVPIFLTENMVGHKLGEFVPTRTYRGHTAKAEKATRKA